A portion of the Krasilnikovia cinnamomea genome contains these proteins:
- a CDS encoding LLM class F420-dependent oxidoreductase has protein sequence MSTRWGMTVPLAGVPLADHAAVYAALTDAGFTDLWSSEVAGTDAFTPLTLAAAWQPRARLGTAIAPVFTRGPGLLAMTAAALAEAAPGRFQLGIGASSPVVAGDWNAADFARPYARSRDMLRFLRAALAGEVVDQAYDTFTVRRFRLERPPATPPPVLLAALRPGMLRLAAAEADGVILNWLAATDVPRALSEVRPARPDFDVVARIFVCPTADTGYARTVGRRMIAAYLTVPAYAEFHRWLGREADLAPMWTAWAAGDRRGALAAIPDEVVDALIVHGEPERCREHVAAYAKAGVTVPVMALLPTPELEQNPTTLATLIPRLAI, from the coding sequence ATGTCGACTCGCTGGGGCATGACCGTTCCGCTGGCCGGGGTGCCGCTGGCCGACCACGCGGCCGTCTACGCGGCACTCACCGACGCCGGTTTCACCGACCTGTGGTCGTCCGAGGTCGCGGGCACCGACGCGTTCACCCCGCTCACCCTGGCCGCGGCCTGGCAGCCCCGGGCGCGCCTGGGCACCGCCATCGCCCCGGTGTTCACCCGCGGCCCCGGCCTGCTGGCCATGACCGCCGCCGCGCTGGCGGAGGCGGCACCCGGCCGGTTCCAGCTCGGCATCGGCGCGTCCTCCCCGGTGGTGGCGGGCGACTGGAACGCCGCCGACTTCGCCCGCCCGTACGCGCGCAGCCGCGACATGCTGCGCTTCCTGCGCGCCGCCCTGGCCGGCGAGGTGGTGGACCAGGCGTACGACACGTTCACGGTGCGCCGGTTCCGGCTGGAGCGGCCGCCCGCCACGCCGCCGCCGGTCCTGCTGGCCGCGCTGCGTCCCGGCATGTTGCGCCTGGCCGCCGCCGAGGCCGACGGCGTGATCCTCAACTGGCTGGCCGCCACGGACGTGCCGCGCGCCCTGAGCGAGGTACGCCCGGCCCGCCCCGATTTCGACGTCGTCGCCCGGATCTTCGTCTGCCCCACGGCCGACACCGGCTACGCCCGCACGGTCGGCCGCCGGATGATCGCGGCCTATCTCACCGTCCCCGCGTACGCGGAGTTCCACCGGTGGCTGGGCCGCGAGGCCGACCTCGCGCCGATGTGGACGGCCTGGGCCGCGGGCGACCGGCGCGGGGCGCTGGCCGCGATCCCCGACGAGGTCGTCGACGCCCTGATCGTGCACGGCGAGCCGGAGCGCTGCCGCGAGCACGTGGCAGCGTACGCGAAGGCCGGGGTGACGGTCCCGGTGATGGCCCTGCTCCCCACCCCCGAGCTGGAGCAAAACCCCACAACCTTGGCAACCCTCATCCCCCGCTTGGCCATCTGA
- a CDS encoding YhgE/Pip family protein: MRGGSAAQVAGFEMLKLLRGRLTAVAVVVMAVIPLLYGALYLYAFWDPYGRLNHVPAAMVVEDQPATASDGTRVHAGQDLADELIEREVFDWHVTDEKGAEEGLRSGEYHMMLRIPRDFSANLVANPEPKEAPRAAELRVISDDATNYLSGVFSRTAFEEVRTAAAKKSASGYFDKMLIGFTDVKEETKEAADGAATIEDKLGDAKSGASTIAGKINSAQSGAGQIAGKLGTAANGADALADGLVALHAGAAQLANATQQTAAVGRQLSTVANAAVDKIEPVLRDNADLIQEAATQVGKGADVLAANVRQLDTAAADAVNRAEEIQRFLNGLPDETPGIGDARAAAAKLVAAAKQTQQVIDSLDLDALAKRLRVVSADARKLAAAAPHLADDAARARDQVNKFATALNDIAAGNKKLSDGTADAASGASDLRGGIFKLATGARALDSGLGKIGSGQWQLTTGIGQIQGGAAKLANGLADGAEQIPGFGQNTTDRADMLGDPVALNRTVRHAASTYGVGFAPYFLTLALWVGAMISYMVLKPLNRRYVMSGAPAYRVALAGLLPAVAVGLAQATILFSVVTAGLGLSAVRPWTTLGVLMLTAVAFAAIMQLLGAALRAAGRIMALALLMVQLTSSGGTYPVQTTPGFFQAVHPWLPMTYVVQALRHAIDGGSTGTVTVGVLALLAFGIGSFALTVRVAQRSRRLTPSTLHPELVI, translated from the coding sequence ATGAGGGGCGGATCCGCCGCGCAGGTGGCCGGCTTCGAAATGCTCAAACTGCTGCGCGGGCGGCTGACCGCCGTGGCGGTCGTCGTGATGGCGGTGATCCCGCTGCTGTACGGCGCCCTCTACCTGTACGCCTTCTGGGACCCGTACGGCCGGCTGAACCACGTCCCGGCCGCCATGGTGGTGGAGGACCAGCCCGCGACGGCCAGTGACGGCACCAGGGTCCACGCCGGACAGGACCTGGCCGACGAGCTGATCGAGCGGGAGGTCTTCGACTGGCACGTCACCGACGAGAAGGGTGCCGAGGAGGGCCTGCGCAGCGGCGAGTACCACATGATGCTGCGTATCCCGCGTGACTTCTCGGCGAACCTCGTCGCCAACCCCGAGCCCAAGGAGGCGCCGCGCGCCGCCGAGCTGCGGGTGATCAGCGACGACGCCACGAACTACCTCTCCGGCGTCTTCTCGCGTACCGCGTTCGAGGAGGTGCGTACCGCGGCCGCGAAGAAGTCCGCCAGCGGCTACTTCGACAAGATGCTGATCGGCTTCACCGACGTCAAGGAGGAGACCAAGGAGGCGGCCGACGGCGCGGCGACCATCGAGGACAAGCTCGGCGACGCCAAGTCCGGTGCCTCCACGATCGCCGGGAAGATCAATTCCGCGCAGAGCGGGGCGGGGCAGATCGCCGGCAAGCTCGGCACCGCGGCGAACGGCGCGGACGCCCTCGCCGACGGACTCGTCGCGCTCCACGCGGGCGCCGCCCAACTGGCCAACGCCACGCAGCAGACCGCCGCCGTCGGACGGCAGCTCTCCACGGTCGCGAATGCCGCCGTGGACAAGATCGAGCCGGTGCTGCGCGACAACGCCGACCTCATCCAGGAGGCCGCCACCCAGGTCGGCAAGGGTGCCGACGTGCTGGCCGCCAACGTGCGCCAGCTCGACACGGCCGCCGCCGACGCGGTGAACCGCGCGGAGGAGATCCAGCGGTTCCTCAATGGCCTGCCGGACGAGACGCCGGGCATCGGTGACGCGCGCGCCGCGGCCGCCAAGCTCGTGGCGGCCGCCAAGCAGACGCAGCAGGTCATCGACTCACTCGATCTGGACGCGCTGGCCAAGCGGTTGCGTGTGGTGTCGGCCGACGCCCGCAAGCTGGCCGCCGCCGCGCCGCACCTGGCCGACGACGCCGCCCGCGCCCGGGACCAGGTCAACAAGTTCGCCACCGCCCTCAACGACATCGCGGCCGGGAACAAGAAGCTGAGCGACGGGACCGCGGACGCCGCCTCGGGCGCGAGCGACCTGCGCGGCGGCATCTTCAAGCTCGCCACCGGCGCCCGCGCCCTGGACTCGGGCCTGGGCAAGATCGGCTCGGGGCAGTGGCAGCTCACCACGGGGATCGGCCAGATTCAGGGCGGCGCCGCGAAGCTCGCCAACGGCCTGGCCGACGGGGCCGAGCAGATCCCCGGGTTCGGCCAGAACACCACGGACCGCGCCGACATGCTGGGCGACCCGGTGGCGCTGAACCGGACCGTACGGCACGCCGCGAGCACGTACGGCGTGGGCTTCGCGCCGTACTTCCTGACCCTCGCGCTGTGGGTCGGCGCGATGATCAGCTACATGGTGCTCAAGCCGCTGAACCGGCGGTACGTGATGTCCGGGGCACCCGCGTACCGGGTGGCGCTGGCCGGGTTGCTGCCGGCCGTGGCCGTCGGGCTGGCCCAGGCGACGATCCTGTTCTCCGTCGTCACGGCCGGCCTGGGGCTGTCGGCCGTGCGCCCGTGGACCACGCTGGGCGTGCTGATGCTCACCGCCGTCGCGTTCGCCGCGATCATGCAGTTGCTGGGTGCGGCGCTGCGCGCGGCGGGCCGGATCATGGCGCTGGCGTTGCTGATGGTGCAGCTCACCTCGTCGGGCGGGACGTACCCGGTGCAGACGACGCCGGGCTTCTTCCAGGCGGTGCACCCCTGGTTGCCGATGACCTATGTCGTGCAGGCCCTCCGGCACGCCATCGACGGGGGCTCCACGGGTACGGTGACGGTGGGCGTGCTCGCGTTGCTCGCCTTTGGCATCGGGTCGTTCGCACTCACCGTGAGGGTGGCCCAACGTTCCCGGCGGCTCACCCCGTCGACGCTGCACCCGGAGCTGGTGATCTAG
- a CDS encoding ATP-binding cassette domain-containing protein, translated as MSLLVATGVGVRHRRRWIVRDVDLTVEPGDLVAIVGHAGSGRTTTLLALTERFKLSAGKVRLVGKASLGHVANVEQPENLLTVADHVRERLALLGRSTRSADAVISGGLYGLDPKLQGWELTPYQKQVLGVVLARLADPAVIALDGIDEGLDPNEQDDLWRILGRIATGGVAILVTAREMDPARVTTILRLSGPPEAFAQPAPEPVGQTTPEPGQTTPEPGQTAPEPAGQTVAEPAGQAATATNEAPATTRTQWSARTAAAEDGDALDATEVLVTAGGAAHPARDEEIDDEQTERFEDGVKR; from the coding sequence ATGTCGTTGCTCGTCGCGACCGGGGTGGGCGTACGCCATCGCCGCCGCTGGATCGTCCGTGACGTGGACCTCACGGTCGAGCCGGGCGATCTCGTCGCCATCGTGGGGCACGCCGGCAGTGGGCGAACGACCACCCTGCTCGCCCTGACGGAACGGTTCAAGCTCTCCGCGGGCAAGGTGCGGCTCGTCGGCAAGGCGTCGCTGGGCCACGTGGCCAATGTGGAGCAGCCGGAGAACCTGCTCACCGTCGCGGACCACGTCCGGGAGCGGTTGGCGCTGCTCGGCCGTTCGACCCGCAGCGCCGACGCGGTGATCTCCGGGGGCCTGTACGGGCTGGACCCGAAGCTGCAGGGATGGGAGCTCACGCCGTACCAGAAGCAGGTCCTGGGAGTGGTGCTCGCCCGCCTGGCCGACCCGGCGGTGATCGCCCTCGACGGCATCGACGAGGGCCTGGACCCGAACGAGCAGGATGACCTCTGGCGGATCCTCGGCCGGATCGCCACCGGCGGCGTCGCCATCCTGGTGACCGCCCGTGAGATGGATCCGGCCCGGGTGACGACGATCCTGCGCCTGAGCGGCCCACCGGAGGCCTTCGCCCAGCCCGCGCCCGAGCCCGTCGGCCAGACCACGCCCGAGCCCGGCCAGACCACGCCCGAGCCCGGCCAGACCGCGCCCGAGCCCGCTGGCCAGACGGTGGCGGAGCCTGCCGGCCAGGCGGCAACCGCGACGAATGAAGCCCCCGCGACCACGCGGACCCAGTGGTCCGCCCGGACCGCGGCGGCCGAGGACGGCGACGCGCTGGACGCGACGGAGGTGCTGGTGACGGCCGGTGGGGCGGCGCACCCCGCGCGCGATGAGGAGATCGACGATGAGCAGACCGAGCGGTTCGAGGACGGAGTGAAGCGATGA